The Shewanella sp. NFH-SH190041 genome has a window encoding:
- a CDS encoding DNA polymerase III subunit chi: MSQAIFYLLQRDAVLNATEKVQLTACQMARLHYADGAQVYIHCNDKTQAYAIDEQLWQFEADSFVPHNLKGEGPSTGAPVEIGFDNLGPNKLRQVLINLADQSPSFAVNFDHIIDFVASDDDLKAIARHRYKQYRALGIPLSTQDLATEPLKSV; encoded by the coding sequence ATGAGTCAGGCCATTTTCTATCTGCTCCAACGCGATGCAGTGCTAAACGCTACAGAAAAGGTTCAATTGACGGCCTGCCAAATGGCCCGCTTGCATTATGCCGACGGTGCTCAGGTATATATCCACTGCAATGACAAAACCCAGGCTTACGCCATTGATGAGCAATTATGGCAGTTTGAAGCGGACAGCTTTGTGCCCCATAACCTCAAAGGCGAGGGCCCGTCTACCGGCGCACCGGTTGAGATTGGGTTTGATAATCTTGGCCCGAATAAATTGCGTCAAGTACTGATTAATCTTGCAGACCAAAGCCCGTCATTTGCGGTAAACTTTGACCACATTATCGATTTCGTTGCCAGTGATGATGACCTGAAGGCCATCGCCCGACACCGCTACAAGCAATACCGGGCGCTTGGGATCCCTCTCAGCACCCAGGATTTGGCAACAGAGCCTCTTAAATCAGTTTGA
- a CDS encoding BCCT family transporter yields MFKNIRPLVFFPTFFILIGALLLSVIDIKQFTHVTTSLNNTVLELFSWLFSLGSFYLLALIIFTYFSRLGNIRIGGKNSTPKVTKPRWFMIVLCTTLAVGVLFWTTAEPIYHLHNPPESLGIEPDSDNAALFAFSAMFLHWGPTPYAIYCVPALIFALTFYNLKLPFSISSSLHPVFGKVLTPRCSDIIDALALYSLVVGMASSLGTGALTLLGGVSQFINIDRNAITLGAFVLILVVTFIFSAASGLNKGIARLSKANFWMLIALFIFVLIFGPTIYILSIGTEGLGAYLQNFFRLSLFTGQAADDPWPQSWSVFYWAVWFAWAPITAMFLGKIARGYTVKEFIQINLIFPSLFILLWVSVFGGTAIYFDVISNDALHSVLNNEGIEQLLYYIMAQLPMSSITSFFLIFIAFISYVTAADSSTDAIGDLCTKNFTSESDERTALPIKILWGTLIGLVAWIMISTVGITGIKQLSNLGGLPAALITLACSFTLIYWLKNPLAIDK; encoded by the coding sequence ATGTTTAAAAATATAAGACCACTTGTATTTTTTCCTACTTTCTTTATTTTAATCGGTGCCTTATTACTTAGCGTCATAGATATTAAACAATTCACCCATGTAACGACATCATTAAACAACACTGTATTAGAGTTATTTTCTTGGCTGTTTAGTCTCGGCAGTTTTTATCTATTAGCGCTTATTATTTTCACTTACTTCTCTCGATTAGGCAATATTCGTATTGGCGGTAAAAACAGTACCCCAAAAGTCACTAAACCACGCTGGTTTATGATTGTTCTCTGTACAACCTTGGCAGTTGGCGTATTATTTTGGACTACAGCAGAACCTATTTATCATTTACATAACCCGCCTGAAAGCTTAGGCATTGAACCTGATAGTGATAATGCGGCATTATTTGCCTTTTCAGCCATGTTTTTACACTGGGGACCAACCCCTTATGCTATTTATTGTGTCCCGGCGCTGATTTTCGCCCTGACATTTTATAATCTAAAATTACCTTTTTCTATTTCCAGTTCTCTACACCCCGTATTTGGTAAAGTATTAACACCAAGATGTTCTGATATTATTGACGCACTTGCCCTATATTCTTTGGTTGTTGGAATGGCATCATCATTAGGAACAGGTGCACTAACACTATTAGGGGGTGTTAGCCAGTTTATTAATATCGATAGAAACGCAATCACATTAGGCGCTTTTGTTTTAATACTTGTAGTCACTTTTATTTTTTCAGCCGCCAGTGGCTTAAATAAAGGGATTGCACGCTTATCTAAAGCAAACTTCTGGATGTTAATTGCATTATTTATATTTGTCCTCATATTCGGCCCGACAATATATATATTATCAATTGGTACTGAAGGCTTAGGAGCATATTTACAAAATTTTTTCCGCTTAAGCTTATTTACAGGTCAGGCTGCTGATGACCCATGGCCACAATCATGGAGTGTTTTTTACTGGGCCGTATGGTTTGCCTGGGCGCCCATTACAGCTATGTTTCTTGGTAAAATTGCCAGAGGGTATACGGTAAAAGAATTTATTCAGATAAATCTCATTTTCCCAAGCTTATTTATATTACTCTGGGTATCTGTCTTTGGCGGAACGGCAATATATTTTGATGTTATCTCTAATGATGCTTTACATAGCGTTTTAAATAATGAAGGTATTGAACAACTACTTTATTATATTATGGCGCAATTACCTATGAGTAGTATTACTTCATTTTTCTTAATTTTTATTGCATTTATCTCTTATGTTACCGCTGCTGACTCCAGTACAGATGCCATTGGTGACTTATGCACAAAAAACTTTACTTCAGAGTCAGATGAAAGAACGGCATTACCCATAAAAATACTCTGGGGTACCCTCATCGGTTTAGTCGCTTGGATTATGATCAGTACTGTCGGCATCACCGGCATTAAACAACTCTCTAATCTCGGAGGGTTACCGGCTGCATTAATTACTCTAGCTTGCAGTTTTACATTAATTTATTGGCTAAAAAACCCCTTAGCTATTGACAAATAA
- a CDS encoding CocE/NonD family hydrolase produces MDSVKEIHHAWLSLPDGTRLAFRAWMPRDADTNPVPAILEFLPYRKNDGTVIRDEITMPETAAHGYACIRVDLRGCGESEGLFEDEYSAQELQDGYDVIHWLAKQPWCDGNVGMVGISWGGFNALQIAALNPPALKAIITQCSTDDRFRDDIHFLGGCLLNDNMDWAAFFWAYAQARSPDPKLVGDTWKSIWLNRLNHMPFLATPWITNQTRNDYWKHGSVCEDYSKIKIPVYAIGGWADNYRNTVFTLLSHLTVPKKGLIGPWAHKYPNIAYPNPQMDYVAESVRWWDRWLKKIDNGIDSEPELQYYLQESVLPCRDYNIRPGKWVSEPTWPSPNTQYLTYYLSDKSLQTTPKESAPILIHSPQDVGLDSGRLCVGIRLEMEQSADQRHDDAGSVVFETDKLKDELPIAGQIKANFALSSSAPNGHLIIRICDVHPCGGVTRITHGLLNLAHRNSHEFPEVLEPNYEYQIEVLLYHIAYIIPKGHKLRIAVSTAYWPLTWPCEYDATLKLNPTLSSITLPLNSTQTPTNRIPTYNRAIQFAGEQRTPSNSERIIKKDHKTGITTLETYDDFGCQFFNSSQSEVQFDIHQFLSIHPQDPYSAKNDITLHVEMGRDGWRTGLNANYIMTCDHNNFYINAYWVTKHNNEVVFKKEFNEVIKRNYI; encoded by the coding sequence ATGGATTCGGTTAAAGAAATTCACCACGCTTGGCTTTCTCTCCCTGATGGTACCCGTTTGGCATTTCGCGCCTGGATGCCCCGCGATGCCGACACGAATCCCGTTCCTGCAATTTTAGAGTTTTTACCATACCGCAAAAATGACGGCACCGTCATCCGTGATGAAATTACGATGCCGGAAACCGCTGCCCATGGTTATGCGTGTATTCGTGTTGATTTACGGGGCTGTGGTGAATCAGAGGGGTTGTTTGAAGATGAGTATTCTGCCCAAGAGTTACAAGATGGCTACGACGTAATTCATTGGCTTGCCAAGCAACCCTGGTGCGATGGTAACGTCGGTATGGTTGGTATTTCTTGGGGGGGCTTTAACGCACTACAAATAGCAGCACTGAATCCCCCCGCACTTAAGGCCATTATTACCCAATGCTCAACCGATGATCGCTTTCGTGATGACATTCACTTTTTAGGTGGTTGTTTATTAAATGACAATATGGATTGGGCCGCTTTTTTCTGGGCGTATGCCCAAGCGCGCAGTCCCGATCCTAAACTGGTTGGCGATACATGGAAATCGATCTGGCTTAACCGACTCAACCACATGCCTTTTTTAGCCACACCATGGATAACGAACCAAACCCGTAATGATTATTGGAAGCATGGCTCAGTATGCGAAGACTATTCTAAAATCAAAATTCCCGTGTACGCTATCGGCGGCTGGGCTGATAACTATCGCAATACCGTTTTTACACTACTCAGTCATTTAACTGTCCCGAAAAAAGGACTTATTGGCCCTTGGGCACATAAATATCCCAATATTGCTTATCCAAATCCACAAATGGACTATGTTGCAGAATCAGTGCGATGGTGGGATCGTTGGTTGAAAAAAATAGATAATGGCATCGATAGTGAGCCAGAATTGCAATATTACTTACAGGAAAGTGTCCTGCCATGCCGAGATTACAATATCCGACCAGGGAAATGGGTTAGTGAACCCACTTGGCCATCACCTAATACACAATATCTCACCTATTATTTGAGTGATAAATCGCTACAAACCACGCCCAAAGAAAGTGCCCCTATTTTAATCCACTCACCACAAGATGTCGGTCTAGATAGCGGTCGGCTGTGTGTTGGTATTCGACTCGAAATGGAACAGTCTGCAGATCAACGCCATGATGATGCAGGTTCAGTCGTATTCGAAACGGATAAGTTAAAAGATGAATTACCAATTGCAGGGCAAATAAAAGCTAATTTTGCTTTATCAAGCTCTGCCCCGAATGGCCATTTAATCATCCGTATTTGTGATGTGCATCCTTGTGGGGGGGTGACACGGATCACTCACGGACTACTCAATTTAGCCCATCGCAATAGCCACGAATTCCCTGAAGTTTTAGAACCAAACTATGAATATCAGATTGAAGTGCTGCTATATCATATCGCTTATATCATCCCTAAAGGCCATAAACTTAGAATCGCGGTATCTACTGCCTATTGGCCATTAACCTGGCCATGTGAATATGATGCAACACTTAAATTAAACCCTACCCTTAGCTCAATTACACTCCCACTAAATTCCACCCAAACCCCCACTAACCGTATCCCCACTTACAACCGCGCAATCCAGTTTGCAGGAGAACAACGAACGCCATCAAATAGCGAAAGAATCATAAAAAAAGATCATAAAACTGGCATAACAACACTCGAAACATATGATGATTTTGGTTGCCAATTTTTTAACTCATCCCAAAGTGAAGTTCAGTTTGATATTCATCAGTTTTTATCAATTCATCCACAAGATCCATACAGCGCAAAAAATGATATTACCCTGCATGTGGAAATGGGGAGAGATGGATGGCGAACAGGTCTGAATGCGAATTATATCATGACTTGTGATCATAATAATTTTTACATAAATGCATATTGGGTTACTAAACATAATAACGAAGTTGTCTTTAAAAAAGAATTTAACGAAGTTATAAAAAGAAATTATATATAA
- the pepA gene encoding leucyl aminopeptidase, with protein MEFSVKSGSPEKQRSACIVVGVYEPRRLSGIAEQLDKISEGYISNLLRRGDLEGKPGQMLLLHHVPNVLSERVLLVGCGKERELDERQYKQIIAKTINTLNETGSMEAVCFLTELHVKSRDTYWKVRQAVETTNASLYSFDALKSRKGEYRRPLRKLVFNVPTRRELTVGERAIEHGNAVSAGVQLCRDVANMPPNICNPAYLASQARQMGEQFDKLTVTTVGEEQMAELGMNAYLAVGRGSANESIMTVLNYQGSVNTTEKPIVLVGKGLTFDSGGISLKPGEAMDEMKYDMGGAAGVLGTMRAICEMNLPINVVGVLAGCENMPSGNSYRPGDILTTMSGQTVEVLNTDAEGRLVLCDVLTYVERFDPELVVDTATLTGACVIALGKHASGLFSGHNPLAHELLNAGEQSGDRAWRMPLWDEYQDMLESPFADMTNLGGRPAGAITAACFLSRFAKKYNWAHLDVAGTAWNSGANKGSTGRPVPLLTQFVINRAGAGNDE; from the coding sequence ATGGAGTTTAGCGTAAAGAGCGGTAGCCCCGAGAAACAACGCTCAGCCTGTATCGTGGTGGGTGTATACGAACCGCGGCGGTTATCCGGAATTGCAGAGCAGCTGGATAAGATCAGCGAAGGGTATATCAGCAATCTACTGCGACGGGGCGATTTAGAGGGGAAACCCGGTCAGATGCTACTGCTGCACCATGTTCCCAATGTTCTCAGCGAACGCGTACTGCTGGTAGGTTGTGGCAAAGAACGCGAACTGGATGAACGTCAATATAAGCAAATCATCGCCAAAACTATCAACACCCTCAATGAAACCGGTTCCATGGAAGCCGTCTGCTTCTTAACCGAATTACACGTCAAAAGCCGCGACACCTATTGGAAAGTCCGCCAGGCCGTCGAAACCACCAATGCCAGCCTCTACAGCTTTGATGCACTGAAAAGCCGCAAAGGTGAATACCGCCGCCCACTGCGCAAACTGGTCTTCAATGTCCCAACTCGCCGTGAATTAACTGTTGGTGAGCGTGCCATCGAGCATGGCAATGCCGTTTCTGCGGGTGTGCAACTTTGTCGTGATGTGGCCAATATGCCACCTAACATCTGCAATCCTGCTTACTTGGCTTCCCAGGCGCGCCAAATGGGCGAGCAATTTGACAAACTGACAGTCACCACTGTCGGTGAAGAACAAATGGCTGAGCTGGGCATGAATGCCTATCTGGCTGTTGGCCGTGGCAGTGCAAATGAATCCATTATGACAGTGCTGAATTATCAGGGCTCGGTCAATACCACTGAAAAGCCGATTGTACTGGTCGGTAAAGGGCTGACTTTCGATTCCGGCGGTATCTCCCTAAAACCCGGAGAAGCCATGGATGAGATGAAATATGACATGGGCGGCGCTGCCGGCGTTCTGGGTACCATGCGTGCCATCTGTGAAATGAATCTGCCTATTAATGTGGTTGGGGTGCTCGCCGGTTGTGAAAATATGCCATCGGGCAATTCATACCGTCCGGGCGATATTCTCACCACTATGTCTGGTCAGACTGTTGAAGTGTTAAACACGGATGCTGAAGGCCGCCTGGTTTTGTGTGATGTGCTGACCTATGTCGAGCGCTTTGATCCTGAGCTGGTTGTCGATACCGCCACCTTAACCGGTGCCTGTGTGATCGCGTTGGGTAAACACGCTTCAGGTCTGTTCTCTGGCCATAATCCTCTGGCTCATGAACTGCTTAACGCCGGTGAGCAGTCTGGTGACCGCGCATGGCGTATGCCACTGTGGGATGAGTACCAAGATATGCTGGAAAGCCCATTTGCCGATATGACTAACTTGGGCGGTCGTCCAGCAGGCGCCATTACCGCAGCTTGTTTCCTGTCCCGTTTTGCCAAGAAGTACAACTGGGCTCACTTGGACGTGGCGGGTACCGCGTGGAACAGTGGTGCAAATAAAGGATCAACCGGCCGTCCTGTGCCCCTGCTGACCCAGTTCGTGATTAACCGTGCCGGTGCGGGTAACGACGAGTAA
- the lptF gene encoding LPS export ABC transporter permease LptF, with the protein MIVFRYLIREVLKAQIAVLLVLLTIFLSQHFVRVLADASDGDFPGSLVLTLLGLNLPSLTVLVLPLSLFLGILVAHGRMYAENEMVIFHGVGISEWYVTRVTLVLAVVNMIITACLSLYVAPWAEETQNQVLEQAQSEAGLAALVQGRFQTSPNGRAVLFVEKIGKDNSLSNVFVAQMPDPHDESDATNLVVARSGKVVEESSGSQHLVLNDGTRYQVTPMKRDYQEINFGGYGMQIKEQEVDQRRRKMSALPIGKLMQLDTPEATAEFNWRLAIPLAIPLMTLIAVPLARVNVRQGKFAKLLPAILLYLGYFGLMVAGRKALEDQVIPSYFGMWWIHIIALIIGLMLLGKERPMGLKIFSFFKRKRAAQ; encoded by the coding sequence GTGATTGTATTTAGATATCTGATTCGAGAAGTTTTAAAGGCGCAAATCGCGGTACTTTTGGTACTGTTAACCATTTTTCTTAGCCAGCATTTTGTGCGAGTGTTGGCTGATGCCTCCGACGGTGACTTTCCCGGGTCACTGGTGTTGACCCTGTTGGGTCTAAATTTACCCAGTCTGACTGTACTGGTATTACCCCTCAGTCTTTTCCTTGGCATTCTGGTGGCCCATGGCCGCATGTACGCTGAAAATGAAATGGTGATTTTCCACGGTGTGGGGATCAGCGAATGGTATGTCACCCGAGTCACTTTGGTGCTGGCGGTGGTCAATATGATCATCACGGCTTGTCTTTCGCTCTATGTTGCGCCTTGGGCTGAAGAAACGCAAAACCAGGTACTGGAGCAGGCACAATCTGAAGCCGGTTTGGCCGCGTTGGTGCAGGGGCGTTTTCAGACCAGTCCTAATGGCCGCGCCGTATTGTTTGTGGAAAAAATCGGCAAAGATAACAGTTTGAGCAATGTGTTTGTTGCCCAAATGCCGGATCCCCATGATGAATCTGATGCGACTAATTTGGTGGTTGCCCGGAGCGGCAAAGTGGTGGAAGAAAGCTCAGGTAGTCAGCATCTGGTACTGAATGATGGTACTCGTTATCAGGTCACACCGATGAAACGTGATTATCAGGAGATCAATTTCGGCGGCTATGGCATGCAGATTAAAGAGCAGGAAGTGGATCAGCGCCGGCGGAAAATGTCAGCCCTGCCCATTGGCAAACTGATGCAGCTTGATACCCCGGAGGCTACGGCTGAATTTAACTGGCGTTTAGCGATTCCTTTGGCCATTCCATTAATGACCTTAATTGCAGTGCCATTGGCGCGGGTGAATGTTCGTCAAGGTAAGTTTGCCAAACTGCTACCGGCTATCTTGTTGTATCTAGGCTATTTCGGCTTGATGGTGGCGGGGCGCAAGGCGCTGGAGGATCAGGTGATACCCAGTTACTTCGGCATGTGGTGGATCCATATTATCGCCCTGATAATAGGTTTAATGCTGCTGGGTAAAGAGCGACCTATGGGGCTGAAGATATTTAGCTTCTTCAAACGTAAGAGGGCTGCACAGTGA
- the lptG gene encoding LPS export ABC transporter permease LptG, with amino-acid sequence MKILDWYIARVLLSTSALCLLVLTGLSGIIKWVDQLRHVGRGAYTMMDAGIYVLFLIPRDVEMFFPMAVLLGALIGMGMLASNSELVVMQASGLSRLQITMSAMKTAVPLMLMVMALGEWGAPVAEQKANDMKATLISGGSMIQSHRGIWAKDGDLFVNIGEVVDTNVLANVTQYKFDGTRDLTNVIHADKAVFQRGYWLMTDVTRTDLTAERVTRHHLKQLDWYSTLTPDKLSIVSVKPEALSIEGLVDYLEYLKINHQDPSRYELALWRKIMQPVTVAVMMLVALSFVFGPLRSVTMGARVLLGVVAGFSFYISNQIFGPMSMVFSLPPAVGAIAPSLLFTGVALYFIRR; translated from the coding sequence GTGAAGATCCTTGACTGGTATATTGCTCGGGTGCTGTTGAGTACCTCTGCGCTGTGTCTGCTGGTGCTTACCGGGCTTTCTGGCATTATCAAGTGGGTGGATCAGCTGCGTCATGTGGGACGTGGTGCATACACCATGATGGATGCTGGCATTTATGTGCTATTTTTGATCCCCCGTGATGTGGAGATGTTTTTCCCCATGGCGGTATTGCTTGGGGCCTTGATCGGTATGGGGATGCTGGCATCCAATTCTGAATTGGTGGTGATGCAGGCCTCCGGTCTGTCCCGGCTGCAGATCACCATGTCAGCGATGAAAACTGCTGTACCTCTGATGCTGATGGTTATGGCATTAGGCGAGTGGGGTGCTCCAGTTGCTGAGCAAAAAGCCAATGATATGAAAGCAACCCTGATCTCTGGTGGTAGCATGATCCAGTCACACCGGGGCATTTGGGCTAAAGACGGTGATTTATTTGTCAATATTGGCGAAGTGGTGGACACCAATGTGCTGGCCAATGTTACCCAGTATAAGTTTGATGGTACCCGAGATTTAACCAATGTGATCCATGCGGATAAAGCGGTGTTTCAGCGGGGCTATTGGTTGATGACGGATGTGACCCGAACGGATTTGACCGCTGAGCGGGTGACACGCCATCATCTCAAACAGCTCGATTGGTACTCGACGTTGACGCCGGACAAGCTCAGTATTGTGTCGGTAAAACCCGAGGCATTGTCTATCGAAGGCTTGGTGGATTATCTCGAATACCTGAAAATTAATCATCAGGATCCCAGTCGTTATGAGTTGGCGCTGTGGCGTAAAATTATGCAGCCGGTCACCGTGGCCGTGATGATGTTAGTGGCCTTATCATTTGTATTTGGTCCGCTGCGCAGTGTGACCATGGGGGCGCGGGTGTTGTTAGGCGTTGTTGCTGGCTTTAGTTTCTATATTTCTAACCAAATCTTTGGCCCCATGAGTATGGTGTTTTCCTTGCCGCCAGCGGTAGGGGCTATCGCTCCGAGTTTACTGTTTACCGGTGTCGCACTGTATTTCATTCGTCGTTGA